A genomic region of Sulfurospirillum tamanense contains the following coding sequences:
- a CDS encoding peptidylprolyl isomerase — protein MITWMQRHRKYLVITIWVSVIAFVGAGFVGWGAYDFNADRSSAVAKVGERKISITEFQMAYNNYFSYYNTLFNGQLTQERAEQMGLDKIVLENLINEALMVNYAKDLGLIALDSDIKDALLKDENFHTNGAFDKDLYYRLLQNAGITAKTYEEGLKKQVLLEKLNPIIELQATEQEKELFGSALFMQDRLSVRVLQLDQDEIQTDEASLRAFWEPQKSLFLTPTSYTIDSIFVPASTETAAEEALSLFFEENKFNYRYEDGRLKDFIDALPEVRHDVALDMARKEALTTYLTFKKGEIEAEKTEVLYESDSFFEVELLKEAVAGEVLKPIATDEGYMIVKLVSINPPVPMDFEEAKPLIKDAYMSEKTQEVLTQKAKAQLDLFRGETIGFVTRDSVVDINGLNEEESSVFLSRVFDNNTRKGYVVLDDKAVLYEILEQKLLDQTKLEQYNKLIGEHVYQTKNSEVNQAFIEALKKRYTIDYFYKGN, from the coding sequence ATGATTACTTGGATGCAACGTCATAGGAAATACCTCGTTATTACCATTTGGGTTAGCGTCATTGCATTTGTTGGTGCTGGATTTGTGGGATGGGGTGCTTATGACTTTAATGCCGATCGCTCCTCTGCTGTTGCAAAAGTCGGGGAAAGAAAAATCAGTATCACCGAGTTCCAAATGGCATACAATAATTATTTTTCGTATTACAATACGCTGTTTAATGGGCAACTCACCCAAGAGCGCGCCGAACAGATGGGTTTAGATAAAATCGTTCTTGAAAATCTTATTAATGAAGCTTTGATGGTCAACTACGCAAAGGATTTGGGACTCATTGCTCTTGATAGCGACATAAAAGATGCTTTACTTAAAGATGAAAACTTTCACACCAACGGCGCTTTTGACAAAGACCTCTACTACCGATTACTTCAAAATGCAGGCATTACCGCAAAGACCTACGAAGAGGGCTTGAAAAAACAAGTTTTGCTCGAAAAACTCAATCCTATTATTGAGCTACAAGCTACCGAACAGGAAAAGGAACTTTTTGGTTCTGCACTTTTCATGCAAGACAGGCTAAGCGTTCGTGTTCTCCAGCTTGACCAAGACGAAATCCAAACGGACGAAGCAAGCCTAAGAGCATTTTGGGAGCCGCAAAAATCTCTTTTTCTAACCCCAACGAGTTATACTATCGACTCTATCTTTGTGCCCGCTTCCACTGAAACTGCTGCCGAAGAAGCCCTTAGCCTTTTCTTTGAAGAAAATAAATTCAACTACCGTTATGAGGATGGACGCTTAAAAGATTTTATCGATGCTCTTCCAGAAGTACGTCATGATGTTGCCCTAGATATGGCACGCAAAGAAGCGCTTACCACCTACCTCACCTTTAAAAAAGGGGAAATAGAAGCAGAAAAAACAGAAGTGCTATATGAGTCTGATAGCTTTTTTGAAGTAGAACTCCTAAAAGAAGCAGTTGCTGGCGAAGTGTTAAAGCCTATTGCCACAGATGAAGGCTACATGATTGTGAAGCTTGTCTCCATCAACCCTCCTGTCCCCATGGACTTTGAAGAAGCAAAACCACTCATTAAAGATGCCTATATGTCAGAAAAGACGCAAGAAGTCCTCACACAAAAAGCCAAAGCCCAGCTAGACCTCTTTAGAGGCGAAACAATTGGCTTTGTCACACGCGATAGCGTTGTGGACATTAATGGTCTTAATGAAGAAGAAAGCAGTGTTTTTCTTTCACGCGTGTTTGATAACAACACGAGAAAAGGTTATGTTGTCCTTGATGACAAAGCCGTTCTTTACGAGATTTTGGAACAAAAATTGCTTGACCAAACGAAGTTAGAACAGTATAACAAACTTATCGGAGAGCATGTTTACCAGACTAAAAACAGTGAAGTAAACCAAGCGTTCATTGAGGCACTCAAAAAACGCTACACCATAGACTACTTCTATAAAGGAAACTAA
- the prmC gene encoding peptide chain release factor N(5)-glutamine methyltransferase produces the protein MQIKEALRTAAQMLSWVENPQKEAALLLCAHLHVERTWLLLHDADSLKDAEGYFALIKRRHAREPLEYITGTASFYSRTFLVDEGVLVPRPETELLVDVVAGLLKKDETPRILEVGVGSGIISVMLAVLFPRATFVATDISSKALANAQKNAHLFGVASRIEFVQTSYFEGVEGAFDVLVSNPPYITREEILDAHVLKEPHGALFGGEKGDEMLKVLLEKASCAPIKHVACEMGWDQKASMEETLNTLGAQEINFYQDLAGLDRGFSATLKEKTCTR, from the coding sequence GTGCAGATTAAAGAGGCATTGCGCACCGCAGCCCAAATGCTTTCATGGGTTGAAAACCCCCAAAAAGAAGCTGCGTTGTTGTTGTGCGCACATTTACATGTAGAGCGTACGTGGCTTTTGCTTCATGATGCTGATAGCCTAAAAGATGCGGAGGGCTATTTTGCGCTGATAAAACGCCGTCATGCGCGCGAACCTCTAGAGTACATCACCGGAACAGCTTCGTTTTATTCGCGTACGTTTTTAGTAGACGAGGGCGTATTGGTGCCAAGACCCGAGACGGAACTACTGGTGGACGTGGTAGCTGGCTTGCTCAAAAAAGACGAAACACCTCGGATTCTTGAGGTGGGTGTGGGAAGCGGGATTATTTCAGTGATGTTGGCGGTGTTGTTTCCTAGAGCCACCTTTGTTGCTACGGATATTTCTTCCAAAGCCTTGGCTAACGCACAAAAAAACGCGCACCTGTTCGGTGTGGCATCGCGCATTGAATTTGTGCAAACGTCTTATTTTGAAGGAGTGGAGGGGGCTTTTGATGTGTTGGTCTCCAACCCTCCTTACATAACAAGAGAAGAAATTTTAGACGCCCACGTGCTAAAAGAACCCCATGGGGCACTTTTTGGCGGAGAAAAGGGCGATGAAATGCTAAAAGTGCTTTTAGAAAAAGCCTCTTGCGCGCCAATAAAACATGTAGCTTGCGAAATGGGCTGGGATCAAAAGGCGTCTATGGAAGAGACACTAAACACCCTTGGCGCCCAAGAGATTAACTTTTACCAAGACCTTGCGGGGTTGGACCGAGGGTTTAGTGCAACATTAAAGGAGAAAACATGCACGCGATGA
- a CDS encoding class II aldolase and adducin N-terminal domain-containing protein, translating into MIEEYLANQLKEISLSMFRKNFFGIYHGSISARVEYNRFIINKKDAIFDGLKSSDLIELSSKKDYRWNEASIDADIHLNIYKNISEAKYICYAMPPFTTAYTLTHSIITPEDYFGAMQFGTIHVYDPKQFEDWYERADVEIYRHLKEQKTNIIVIRGYGVYAYERDIHQIAKNIAVLENSCKLLHRANEHRI; encoded by the coding sequence ATGATTGAAGAGTATCTGGCTAATCAACTCAAAGAAATCTCACTTTCTATGTTTAGGAAAAACTTTTTTGGTATTTATCATGGCTCTATTTCCGCGCGTGTAGAGTACAATCGGTTCATTATCAACAAAAAAGATGCCATTTTTGATGGCCTAAAATCCTCGGATTTGATTGAACTCTCAAGCAAAAAAGACTACCGCTGGAATGAGGCGAGTATCGATGCGGACATTCACCTCAATATCTATAAAAATATCTCTGAAGCAAAATATATTTGTTACGCAATGCCCCCTTTTACTACTGCATACACACTCACGCATAGCATTATCACACCTGAAGATTATTTTGGCGCAATGCAATTTGGCACCATTCACGTGTATGACCCTAAGCAATTTGAAGATTGGTACGAACGGGCTGATGTAGAGATCTACCGCCATCTTAAAGAGCAAAAAACAAATATCATCGTTATTCGCGGGTACGGTGTCTATGCATATGAGCGCGATATTCACCAAATTGCCAAAAATATTGCAGTCCTTGAAAACAGCTGTAAACTCCTTCACCGCGCCAACGAACACCGTATTTAA
- the rsmH gene encoding 16S rRNA (cytosine(1402)-N(4))-methyltransferase RsmH, giving the protein MNIPHVPVLLKEITDAFSALDEGVVVDCTLGYGGHSEAILEANPKIRLIGCDRDAQAVAFAKKRLARFGERVQIIHAPFSTVISRIDPLHVKGILADIGVSSLQLDLPERGFGFDSDVLDMRMDPTMPLSAYEVVNTYTQSQLEEILREYGEVPQWRMLAEKICKAREIGPITSAKMLAEIVGRGRTQGRKVSPATLVFQGIRIEVNDELGELSGLLRSIETAGLKRCLVGIVSFHSLEDRMVKQTFKAWQKECICNPFVPRCMCGGGHALGKIITKKPIEPSEEEIRSNPRSRSSKLRFFLIDGKRAHE; this is encoded by the coding sequence GTGAATATCCCCCATGTGCCCGTACTTCTCAAGGAGATAACAGACGCTTTTTCTGCTCTTGATGAGGGCGTGGTGGTTGATTGTACGCTGGGGTACGGCGGACACAGTGAAGCTATTTTGGAGGCAAATCCAAAGATTAGACTTATTGGGTGCGACAGGGATGCCCAAGCGGTTGCCTTTGCCAAAAAACGTTTGGCCCGCTTTGGGGAAAGAGTGCAGATTATCCATGCGCCTTTTTCTACGGTTATTTCACGTATTGACCCTTTACATGTAAAGGGAATATTAGCCGACATTGGTGTCTCATCTCTTCAGCTGGATTTGCCTGAGCGGGGGTTTGGATTTGACTCAGATGTGTTAGACATGCGTATGGATCCCACAATGCCCCTTAGCGCTTACGAGGTTGTTAATACCTACACCCAATCCCAATTGGAAGAGATTTTGCGTGAGTATGGCGAGGTGCCTCAATGGCGTATGCTGGCCGAAAAAATCTGCAAAGCCCGAGAAATTGGCCCCATAACAAGTGCAAAAATGTTAGCTGAAATTGTAGGCAGGGGACGCACCCAAGGGCGTAAAGTTTCTCCTGCAACGCTTGTTTTTCAGGGGATTCGCATTGAAGTCAATGATGAACTTGGTGAGTTAAGCGGGCTTTTGCGCTCTATCGAAACAGCGGGTTTAAAAAGATGTTTGGTAGGTATCGTCTCCTTTCACTCTCTTGAAGATCGCATGGTGAAGCAAACGTTTAAGGCATGGCAAAAGGAATGCATTTGCAATCCTTTTGTGCCTCGATGCATGTGCGGAGGCGGTCATGCCCTTGGTAAAATCATCACAAAAAAACCCATTGAACCAAGCGAAGAAGAGATTAGAAGCAATCCTCGTTCGCGCAGCTCCAAGTTACGATTTTTTTTAATTGATGGAAAGAGGGCGCATGAATGA
- the ftsZ gene encoding cell division protein FtsZ translates to MSGFTIEEAKSVYGAKIKVVGVGGGGGNMINHMVREGVSGIDLIAANTDAQALDHSLAYTKIQLGEKRTKGLGAGMIPQVGKEAAEESYEEIKSALEHADIVFIASGFGGGTGTGAAPVVAQAAKEIGALTVSVVTRPFMFEGRKRLKLAEAGLNELRKESDSIVVIPNDKLLTLVDKNLGIKDSFRIVDDVLARAVGGMSSVVLSSSNSDINLDFADVQTVMSHRGMALMGVGESEGQGAAIEAMKNAIESPLLDNMTINGALGVLVHFRIHPNCPLNDISEAMNVVFDAADEDAHVIFGTTTDEKVENNKVCITIVATGFENKLEEEERGLKKLDQTQEVVKRERILRMKKVSGGYESQEDYLDIPTYIRHQMD, encoded by the coding sequence ATGAGCGGGTTTACGATTGAAGAAGCAAAGAGCGTCTACGGCGCAAAGATTAAAGTTGTCGGTGTTGGTGGTGGCGGCGGCAACATGATAAACCACATGGTGCGCGAAGGTGTTAGTGGCATTGATCTCATTGCTGCAAACACTGACGCCCAAGCCCTTGACCATTCTCTTGCTTACACTAAAATTCAACTGGGCGAAAAACGCACCAAAGGACTAGGTGCGGGCATGATTCCCCAGGTGGGAAAAGAGGCGGCTGAAGAAAGCTACGAAGAGATTAAAAGCGCTCTTGAACACGCTGACATTGTTTTTATTGCCTCAGGATTTGGTGGTGGCACAGGCACGGGAGCTGCTCCTGTAGTAGCGCAAGCAGCCAAAGAGATTGGCGCTTTGACAGTTTCTGTCGTCACACGCCCCTTTATGTTTGAAGGACGCAAGCGCCTCAAACTTGCCGAAGCAGGACTTAATGAGCTACGCAAAGAGAGCGATTCCATCGTAGTTATCCCTAACGACAAACTCCTCACATTGGTGGATAAAAACCTTGGCATCAAAGACAGCTTTCGTATTGTGGATGATGTGTTAGCACGCGCAGTTGGTGGCATGAGTTCTGTGGTACTCTCTTCCAGCAACAGCGACATCAACCTTGACTTTGCTGACGTGCAAACCGTTATGAGCCATCGCGGTATGGCGCTCATGGGCGTAGGTGAGAGCGAAGGACAAGGTGCTGCCATTGAGGCCATGAAAAACGCCATCGAATCACCTCTACTTGACAACATGACCATTAACGGAGCTTTGGGTGTGTTAGTTCACTTCCGCATTCACCCCAACTGCCCGCTTAATGACATTAGCGAGGCCATGAATGTCGTGTTTGACGCGGCTGATGAAGATGCCCATGTTATTTTCGGTACCACGACGGACGAGAAGGTTGAAAACAATAAAGTGTGCATCACTATCGTTGCTACGGGTTTTGAAAACAAGCTTGAAGAAGAAGAGCGTGGATTGAAAAAACTTGACCAAACCCAAGAGGTCGTCAAGCGCGAACGTATTTTACGCATGAAAAAAGTGAGCGGCGGGTATGAATCTCAGGAAGATTACCTTGACATCCCTACCTATATCCGCCACCAAATGGACTAA
- a CDS encoding DUF4149 domain-containing protein, translating into MHAMRVVYLLGLGAMIGIEIGVGILMAPVIFYPASFLGEGVLSHYQSGILMTQVFLRFNMVLFVVTLFGLMYEALLFKQGNGDRWALGLTLVMVYTAGMFIFYYTPFIVEAQALGSEATQTQAFASMHKGSEKIIKILLFAQVIVFGRRVWLKR; encoded by the coding sequence ATGCACGCGATGAGAGTCGTATACCTGCTTGGCCTTGGCGCCATGATAGGGATAGAAATAGGCGTGGGGATTCTGATGGCCCCTGTTATTTTTTACCCCGCTTCTTTTTTAGGTGAAGGGGTGTTGAGTCATTATCAAAGTGGTATTTTGATGACCCAGGTCTTTTTGCGTTTTAATATGGTGTTGTTTGTTGTGACTCTTTTTGGATTGATGTATGAAGCACTTTTGTTTAAGCAAGGAAATGGCGACCGATGGGCACTTGGCCTTACGCTGGTGATGGTGTATACAGCGGGAATGTTTATCTTTTACTATACGCCATTTATTGTTGAGGCGCAGGCTTTGGGTTCCGAAGCAACACAAACCCAAGCCTTTGCTTCCATGCATAAAGGAAGCGAGAAAATTATCAAAATACTGCTTTTCGCTCAAGTGATTGTATTTGGCAGACGGGTCTGGTTAAAGAGGTGA
- the ftsA gene encoding cell division protein FtsA: MSTTYLGIDIGSSQICAVIAEKDDVGMKVLGAGVSKAQGLKKGVITNIELASKSIKMALSDAKRVAGTHYDKVIVSISGAYTKSVDSNGVVNVPNHDIGIREINRAMQMADHNANIPHEYEKLHVLPYNFKVDEQEHIEDPLGMNGSRLEVQVHIITAQKSSLSNLKKAVKSAGVDIDNIVLGGYASAIATVNEDEKELGVVVIDMGGASCNMVIHSGNSIRYNDFLGVGSSNITNDLSMALHTPLPAAENVKINYGTLHASSSELIELPVLGDENVTHEVSLDIISNVIYARVEETLMILAKTLEDSGFKDQVGAGIVLTGGLTKLEGIRELATAIFDNMPIRLARPKEMEGLFETLRDPGHSTAIGLIMYGGGAFTPYEIDSNKKMRYKDESIEPGKNVQRILEEEDSMKLDEPESVESTKDKLARITDLGQQPKGDNALAKFWHRLTQLF; this comes from the coding sequence TTGAGCACCACGTATTTGGGCATTGATATCGGCTCCTCTCAAATTTGTGCTGTCATCGCTGAAAAAGACGATGTTGGCATGAAGGTTCTGGGTGCAGGCGTATCCAAAGCACAAGGACTCAAAAAAGGTGTCATCACCAATATCGAACTTGCCTCAAAATCCATAAAAATGGCACTCAGTGATGCCAAGCGCGTTGCGGGAACCCATTATGACAAAGTCATCGTTTCCATCTCAGGTGCGTACACCAAAAGTGTTGACAGTAACGGGGTAGTCAATGTTCCTAATCACGACATCGGCATTCGTGAAATTAACCGCGCCATGCAAATGGCAGACCACAACGCCAACATTCCTCACGAATACGAAAAACTTCACGTACTACCTTACAATTTTAAAGTCGACGAACAAGAACACATCGAAGACCCTTTGGGCATGAATGGCTCACGCCTTGAAGTACAAGTACATATCATTACCGCCCAAAAATCCTCTTTGAGTAATCTCAAAAAAGCAGTTAAATCAGCGGGTGTGGATATCGATAACATCGTTTTAGGCGGTTATGCTTCTGCTATTGCAACAGTCAACGAAGACGAAAAAGAGTTGGGTGTTGTAGTGATCGACATGGGTGGTGCTTCGTGTAACATGGTCATTCATTCTGGGAACTCCATTCGCTATAACGATTTTCTAGGAGTTGGGTCATCCAACATCACAAACGACTTGTCCATGGCCCTACACACGCCTCTTCCTGCGGCAGAAAATGTCAAAATCAACTATGGAACCTTGCATGCAAGCTCAAGTGAGCTCATTGAATTGCCTGTGCTTGGAGATGAAAACGTTACCCACGAAGTCTCCCTAGATATTATCTCCAATGTTATTTATGCACGTGTCGAAGAAACCTTAATGATTTTGGCAAAAACCCTTGAAGACAGCGGCTTTAAGGATCAAGTCGGTGCAGGTATTGTACTAACAGGCGGACTCACTAAACTTGAGGGAATTCGTGAACTTGCCACGGCTATTTTTGATAACATGCCCATTCGTCTTGCCAGACCCAAGGAGATGGAAGGTTTATTTGAGACGCTTCGAGACCCTGGCCATTCAACAGCTATTGGACTTATCATGTACGGCGGCGGGGCTTTTACGCCCTATGAAATTGATTCAAATAAGAAAATGCGCTACAAGGACGAGAGTATTGAGCCTGGCAAAAACGTACAGCGTATTTTGGAAGAAGAAGACTCCATGAAGCTCGACGAACCCGAATCCGTCGAGTCAACCAAAGACAAACTAGCGCGCATTACAGACCTTGGGCAACAACCCAAGGGCGATAATGCTTTGGCCAAATTTTGGCATCGACTGACACAATTATTTTAA